DNA from Aggregatimonas sangjinii:
ACCGCCCTTATTTTAGGCGAAAAAGGGCTGTCGTTGGATGAAAATGGATTTAACGTCGCCATGCAGGAACAGAAAGACCGTTCGCGGTCGGCATCCGAAATTTCAAAAGAGGATTGGATTGTGCTGACCGATGATACCGAACAGGAGTTCTTGGGTTACGACCTTTTGGAAGCGAAGGTAAAATTGGTCAAATACCGAAAAGTAACTTCAAAAAAATCCGGTGAACAGTACCAGATGGTCTTCAATGTAACTCCGTTTTATCCCGAGGGCGGTGGTCAAGTAGGGGACAAGGGCTATTTGGAAGTCCCCAATGGGGATGTGGTGTACATTGTCGATACCAAAAGGGAGAACAACGAAATCGTGCACTTTGCGGGAAGCTTGCCCAAACACCTGAATGAGACCTTTACCGCGGTAGTCGATAAAAAACAACGCCAACGTACGGAAGCCAACCACACGGCTACCCACTTGTTGCACCAAGCCCTTCGTGAAATCTTGGGAACCCATGTGGAGCAAAAGGGGTCGGCGGTACACTCCAAATATTTACGGTTCGATTTTTCGCATTTCTCGAAAATGACACCCGAGGAGCTGCATGCTGTGGAGAATTTTGTAAATGCACGAATCGCTGGGCAGTTGCCTTTTCAGGAAAAGCGCAATGTTCCTATGAAAGAAGCGCTGGCAGATGGTGCCATGGCGCTTTTCGGGGAAAAATACGGCGATACGGTACGCACCGTTCGTTTTGGGCAATCGATAGAACTATGCGGTGGTACCCATGTAAGCAATACCGGTGATATTTGGCACTTTAAGATCAAATCAGAAGGGGCCGTAGCAGCGGGTATCCGAAGAATAGAGGCGATTACCTCCGATGCCGTAAAGAATTTCTATGCTGAAAACGACCGTATGCTTTATGAAATCAAAGGAGCCTTGAACAATGCCCAAGACCCTTTAAAATCGGTACTGTCTTTACAAGAAGAGAATGCAAGGCTGAAAAAAGAAGTCGAGGGATTACTCAAAGACAAGGCGAAAAACCTAAAAGGGGATTTGTTGAAAGAGCTGGAAGAACACAACGGTGTACGATTCCTAGCTAAAATGGTAGATTTGGATGCAGGCGGTATCAAAGACCTTTGCTTCAAAATGGGGAACCAACATCAAGATTTATTCCTCGTTTTTGGATCGGAACAAAACGGCAAAGCCATCCTCTCGTGTTATATTTCAAAAGAGGTGGTCGCAAGTAAAGATTTAAATGCCGGAACCATCGTTCGCGAACTCGGAAAATACATTCAAGGCGGCGGCGGCGGACAGCCCTTTTTCGCAACTGCGGGCGGTAAGAACCCTGGAGGTATTGCCGAGGCGTTGGAAAAGGCGAGGGGGTATTTGAAATAGAAATAAGCCAAAAGGAAAAAATGTTAAGGGCTCCTTCCCTCATACAAGGGGAGGTGGATTCATTCCAAAGGAATGAAAACGGAGGGGTTGAAAGCCCGAGCCGTAGGGCATGCAATTCAAGTTCAGGAATAGAGACCAAGCCGGGATTTTCATACTCACCCTCAAGCCAAAACACAAAACCTCCTCTCATCTGAGGGGAGGAGCTGAACATAACTACGAACGAACAACAAACCACAATTGTGAACCTCCAAACCAAAATCCCTTTTACAAGAGCAGCGAACCCGATTGACTACACTAGTCAGATTTTGCTTTTGGGTTCATGTTTCTCGGAAAATATTGGGGAGAAATTGACGTATTTCAAGTTCCAAAACCTTCAAAATCCTTTTGGAATACTGTTTCATCCATTGGCCATATAAACCTCGTGACAAGAGCGGTCGAAAAACGAAACTATACAAAAGATGAGGTGTTGTTTCAAAACGAGCGCTGGCATTGTTTTGATGCGCATTCTGGATTAAGCGATACCTCCAAAGAAAAGTTACTTGAAAAATTGAATTTTGGTATAAAGTGCACTTTGGAACAAATCACGAACGCAACGCATATTGTAATTACTTTGGGCACTTCCTGGGTCTATAGAAAAAAAGATACCAGTGTCGTTGTCGCCAATTGCCATAAAGTACCACAAAAAGAATTTGTGAAAGAACTACTATCCATAGATGCCATTTTAAAAAGCGTAAAGAATACCGTTCGAACCATTCAAGAGGCCAATGAAAAAGCACAGTTGGTCTTTACGGTTTCTCCTGTCCGCCATTTAAAAGAGGGTTTCGTTGAAAACCAAAGAAGTAAATCCCATTTGATAGCTGCAATTCATGAGGCAATGTCTCCTCGAGCGCAGTCGAGAGGTCTTTCGTACTTCGAGAGTTATGAACTCCTAATGGATGAACTGCGCGATTACCGTTTTTATGAAGCGGATATGGTACATCCGAACCAACTGGCAATCGATTACATCTGGGAAAAGTTCAAAGAGGTATGGATTTCCGAATTGGCCGTCAAAACCATGAACAAGGTCGAGGAAATTCAAAAGGGATTAGCGCACCGCCCGTTTCATAGTGATTCCGTGCACCATAAGGAGTTTCGAAAGTCCCTCGGAAGGAAAATTGCGTATCTTCAGCAGGAGTATGATTTTATGAAGTTTGGTTTTCAAGACATATAATGAAAAAAGTTCTAGCAGGCGTCTTAATCACATTGGCAGCGGTATTTATCTTCCGTTCGTGTAACGATGACAAGAAGGAGAAGTCGATTCTCGAGGAAAATTCGATGTTGATACAACAACAAATCGAAAACGTGTCGAAATTGGTGGTGACCGAAGGGCACTTTGCCGAAGTATACAATTATAGGGATTCCAAACAGCTCTTCGGGTATTTGATAGCGGCGGATAAAAAAGCCTTGGTCGTTGTAAATGCCGAGGTGACCGTGGCGTACGATTTAAGCCAAATCGAATTCGAGCTAGACGAACAGGCGAGGACACTGCATATCAAAAGCCTTCCCGAACCGGAAATAAAGATCAATCCCGATTTTGAGTACTACGACGTTACGGCCGATTACCTGAATCCGTTCGAAGCGACGGATTACAACAAAATCAAGAAGAATGTCAACGCCTCTCTGATGAGAAAAGTGGAGGCTTCTTCATTGAAAAGCAATGCGCAAAATCGATTGATCAGCGAGTTGCAAAAATTCTATATTTTGACGAGTTCCATGGGGTGGACACTCACTTATAACGATGAGGTGGTACGTGAGGATTTTCCGCTTCTATTGGAAAAAGACTGATTTCAATCCCGTTGAATAGCTTTTCCTAGTTAAGTTTTCTGAACG
Protein-coding regions in this window:
- the alaS gene encoding alanine--tRNA ligase yields the protein MTSNDIRDRFLNFFKEKQHKIVASAPMVIKDDPTLMFTNAGMNQFKEFFLGINEAKYPRVTDSQKCLRVSGKHNDLEEVGKDTYHHTMFEMLGNWSFGDYFKEEAIQWAWELLTEELKIDKDSLYVSVFEGSNDADKLAMDTEAFELWKAIVPEDRIILGNKKDNFWEMGDQGPCGPCSEIHVDIRSAEEKVKVSGASLVNADHPLVVEIWNLVFMQYNRKADGSLESLPAKHVDTGMGFERLCMVLQGVQSNYDTDVFTPLIREIETITNSKYGKSEDVDIAIRVIADHIRAVSFSIADGQLPSNTGAGYVIRRILRRAIRYGFTFLDTKTPFMYRLVTVLTDTMGKAFPELKEQHQLIENVIKEEEHSFLNTLDQGLVLLDTIVQKTKGQVVDGRKAFELYDTYGFPIDLTALILGEKGLSLDENGFNVAMQEQKDRSRSASEISKEDWIVLTDDTEQEFLGYDLLEAKVKLVKYRKVTSKKSGEQYQMVFNVTPFYPEGGGQVGDKGYLEVPNGDVVYIVDTKRENNEIVHFAGSLPKHLNETFTAVVDKKQRQRTEANHTATHLLHQALREILGTHVEQKGSAVHSKYLRFDFSHFSKMTPEELHAVENFVNARIAGQLPFQEKRNVPMKEALADGAMALFGEKYGDTVRTVRFGQSIELCGGTHVSNTGDIWHFKIKSEGAVAAGIRRIEAITSDAVKNFYAENDRMLYEIKGALNNAQDPLKSVLSLQEENARLKKEVEGLLKDKAKNLKGDLLKELEEHNGVRFLAKMVDLDAGGIKDLCFKMGNQHQDLFLVFGSEQNGKAILSCYISKEVVASKDLNAGTIVRELGKYIQGGGGGQPFFATAGGKNPGGIAEALEKARGYLK
- a CDS encoding DUF4230 domain-containing protein, translating into MKKVLAGVLITLAAVFIFRSCNDDKKEKSILEENSMLIQQQIENVSKLVVTEGHFAEVYNYRDSKQLFGYLIAADKKALVVVNAEVTVAYDLSQIEFELDEQARTLHIKSLPEPEIKINPDFEYYDVTADYLNPFEATDYNKIKKNVNASLMRKVEASSLKSNAQNRLISELQKFYILTSSMGWTLTYNDEVVREDFPLLLEKD